In Bradyrhizobium barranii subsp. barranii, a single window of DNA contains:
- a CDS encoding WGR domain-containing protein, translated as MPNFKPAPLHLRRIDATRNMRRFYLLSIQPTLFGGVSLIRNWGRIGTNGQTMVQTFDGSDEAGDAFGRLERAKRKRGYAAVEEKV; from the coding sequence ATGCCGAACTTCAAGCCCGCGCCGCTTCATCTTCGCCGCATCGACGCCACGCGCAACATGCGGCGGTTCTACTTGCTTTCGATCCAGCCGACCTTATTCGGCGGGGTCTCGCTGATCCGCAACTGGGGCCGGATCGGCACCAATGGCCAGACGATGGTGCAGACCTTTGACGGCAGCGATGAAGCGGGCGACGCATTCGGACGATTGGAGCGCGCCAAACGCAAACGTGGATACGCGGCTGTGGAGGAGAAGGTCTGA
- a CDS encoding GNAT family N-acetyltransferase, producing MMRDGKLSFRAARHEDAETVFSITKASIAGLGGASYSRDQIENWMGERTSAFYEELIAKGRMTVCEHEGVVVGFVDAEPGEVTRLFILPEAAGVGLGRRLLKIGIAQARMGHSGPIRLEATINAEGFYQKCGFRSVGRGRFSHGLGGEPIEIVRMEFL from the coding sequence ATGATGCGCGATGGCAAACTATCCTTCAGGGCCGCTCGCCACGAGGACGCGGAGACGGTTTTCAGTATCACGAAGGCGTCAATCGCCGGACTTGGGGGAGCATCCTATTCTCGGGACCAAATCGAGAATTGGATGGGCGAGCGGACGTCCGCATTCTACGAAGAACTCATCGCCAAGGGACGAATGACGGTGTGTGAGCACGAAGGTGTTGTGGTTGGATTTGTCGACGCCGAGCCGGGCGAAGTAACTAGGCTGTTCATATTGCCGGAGGCCGCAGGTGTCGGACTCGGTCGTCGGCTGCTCAAGATCGGGATAGCGCAAGCACGGATGGGCCATAGTGGGCCAATCAGGCTCGAGGCGACGATCAACGCCGAAGGCTTCTACCAAAAATGCGGCTTTCGAAGCGTGGGCCGAGGCCGTTTCTCTCATGGACTCGGCGGCGAGCCTATTGAGATCGTGCGGATGGAATTCTTGTGA